TGAGTAGCAGCAATGCGCTGTTCTTCAATTACATCGATTAAAAGGGCATCTAAAGGCACGGCTTGCCAGTCTAGTTCGGCGATTCCACTATCCGTACGGGCTAAAAATAATAAGTCATTAACTAATCTGCCCAATTTTTGAGTCAGACGTTCAATAATCTGTAATTGTCTTTGCTGTAGCTGAGGTTCGGCTTCTGGATAAGCTAACGCCATCTGGACATTGGTTTGGATCGTAGCAATCGGATTGCGTAATTCATGGGAAGCGTCGGCGGTAAACTGCTTCAGACTAGAATAAGATACCTGTATCGGCTCGATCGCAATCCCCGATAAAAACCAGCCAATTCCACCCACGGAAAGAATCATCAGGCTGATACCAATGATCAGATCCCTGGTTAGCTGATGAATCGGCTTGGTCACTTCAAACCAGGGATGACTCACCCGCAAATAGCCTAAAACCCGATGTTCTAACTCAACTTTCTGTACAATCTGGCGAAAAATGCGATCGCCCGTTAAATAAACCGTCTCACCAGTACGATTAGGATGAAGAGGGTAGTCAATCGGCTGGGCAAAAGTAGACCACAATAGCTGTTGCTGAGGATTAAACCATTCCAAGTCAATATGATCGTCTTCTAAATGCTCGACATTCTGATTAAAGCTAGCATCAATATTCACGCCATATCTACCCTTTGTCTCTGCTAGAGGCTGAATTACTAACGAGCGATCAATTACTTCAACCACATGCTTTAAAGTGTCATCAATGCGATCGACTAAAGTCGTGCGGACATAAAAATATACGCCGATCGCAAATAACAAGAGCAACACTGCCGTTACTGCGGTGTACCACAAGGCTAACCGACGACGAGTAGACTGAAATAGTAAGTTCATTTACAGAAGGTTGATTGTTAATTGTTTAATATTGAATAATGAATAAAATATAAGACTTTTTTTATTTAAAGTAATGCAAGACTTTATTCAAAACGTTTCTCGCTATCCGCGCTATCTCATTAGCTTTTCTTTGGGCATTTTCTGGTTTTTCCTCCAGCAACTAAGACCATTTCTCAAAAATCCCGTAACAGCGATCGCTTTAGTTGGTTTCTTTGTCGGTGGCTTCTCTCTCCTCTACCTAACCCTCGAAGCAATGTTGGGCATTAGTTAATCATAAATTTAGAAGCTAATAGCTGATAGCTGATAGCTAAAAAATAAATACTCAACAAAACTAGTTTGCCTTCAGCTAATTATGATTCCAATTCATGACGAGAATCCTACCTACGGTACGCCGATTGTAGTTTATGCTTTAATCGCCATTAACGTGGTGGTTTTTC
This sequence is a window from Pleurocapsa minor HA4230-MV1. Protein-coding genes within it:
- a CDS encoding DUF751 family protein, with product MQDFIQNVSRYPRYLISFSLGIFWFFLQQLRPFLKNPVTAIALVGFFVGGFSLLYLTLEAMLGIS
- a CDS encoding HAMP domain-containing histidine kinase, with translation MNLLFQSTRRRLALWYTAVTAVLLLLFAIGVYFYVRTTLVDRIDDTLKHVVEVIDRSLVIQPLAETKGRYGVNIDASFNQNVEHLEDDHIDLEWFNPQQQLLWSTFAQPIDYPLHPNRTGETVYLTGDRIFRQIVQKVELEHRVLGYLRVSHPWFEVTKPIHQLTRDLIIGISLMILSVGGIGWFLSGIAIEPIQVSYSSLKQFTADASHELRNPIATIQTNVQMALAYPEAEPQLQQRQLQIIERLTQKLGRLVNDLLFLARTDSGIAELDWQAVPLDALLIDVIEEQRIAATQKGLFLSLRIVEPENMVENLAKNFNEEDIFTVQGDWDYLSRLFTNLIANAIEHSEWHETKEASVEVQLALIKPTSKSIRVREAHSQYELEVKVKDNGQGIPEAGLPHIFDRFYRADPAHSPQRQINTSTGAGLGLAITKAIVENHQGNITVESVLGQGTTFTITLPQSLK